The Chryseobacterium sp. 52 genome includes a region encoding these proteins:
- a CDS encoding RDD family protein, with protein sequence MKISELKDRRIIRRPTREFDEFGYRIYNSFEYDFPYNATYKGNERERLFAKLIDMLLFFLIFYFLFGNIAIMSFLYSIPCVIISGSICESYWGTTLGKSIFKIKVIDDFGNYPGLLLSLKRNFLCLANFWPVFIDYIPPINHTWEKEFTHLNFSMNLNNKICKTYIVKESKIAEIQELLKQDKPEDLLFLDRHRTDT encoded by the coding sequence ATGAAGATATCTGAACTTAAAGACAGGAGAATTATTCGCAGACCCACCCGTGAATTTGATGAATTCGGATACAGGATTTATAATTCTTTTGAATATGATTTTCCTTACAATGCTACTTATAAAGGCAACGAAAGAGAAAGACTTTTCGCTAAACTTATTGATATGCTGCTCTTCTTTCTTATTTTCTATTTCCTGTTTGGAAATATAGCGATCATGAGCTTTCTGTATTCTATTCCGTGTGTGATTATTTCAGGGAGTATATGCGAATCTTATTGGGGAACTACTTTAGGAAAGAGCATATTTAAAATAAAAGTGATTGATGATTTTGGCAATTATCCCGGACTGTTGTTATCTTTAAAAAGAAACTTTTTGTGTCTTGCTAATTTCTGGCCCGTCTTTATAGATTATATCCCGCCAATAAACCATACATGGGAAAAGGAATTTACTCACCTGAATTTTAGTATGAACCTGAATAACAAAATCTGTAAAACTTATATCGTTAAGGAAAGTAAGATTGCTGAAATTCAAGAGCTATTGAAACAGGATAAACCAGAGGATCTTTTATTTTTAGATCGGCATAGAACTGATACTTAA
- a CDS encoding M20/M25/M40 family metallo-hydrolase gives MKINRFFAVPAVVLAAQFSWAQVKVDPKEKLDPIVKSFVDEINTNSQLENMAYELLDGIGPRLVGTPEMLAANEWSAAKLRSWGIESNLQQFGTWKGWQRGITHVDMVYPRVKSLAATQLAWSPATKKAVEAEVIVLPKVSSKAEFDAWLPSAKGKIVLIAQYQKIGRSDEQIKEFATPELYEKLKAEKEQAGKDFRDYVKSIGYDNNTLPEALEKAGAAGIAISNWTGIMGANRIFGAKTSKIPMIDIDVEDYGMLYRMAEKGAKPKIKVEAQSKILPDAKNFNTIGIIKGKEKPEEYVILSAHLDSWDGAQGATDNGTGTLTMLETMRILKKYYPNNKRTIVLGLWGSEEQGLNGSRGFVADNPQIMKGTQAVFNQDNGTGRVINISGQGFVDSYSYIGKWLNGVPKTVRDQIKTDFPGMPGGGGSDHASFVAAGVPGFSLSSLNWGYFGYTWHTTKDTYDKIVFDEVKNNVVLTAALAYMASEDPEFTSRERRVMPQDDKGETVKWPEAKEPRRDSKEYK, from the coding sequence ATGAAGATAAACAGATTTTTTGCTGTACCCGCAGTTGTGCTGGCTGCCCAATTCTCATGGGCTCAGGTAAAGGTAGATCCGAAAGAAAAGCTTGATCCTATTGTAAAAAGCTTTGTAGATGAAATAAACACGAATTCCCAACTGGAAAATATGGCCTATGAGCTTCTGGACGGTATAGGACCGCGCCTTGTAGGAACTCCTGAAATGCTGGCTGCCAATGAATGGTCTGCTGCTAAACTCCGTTCATGGGGAATAGAATCCAACCTTCAGCAGTTTGGAACATGGAAAGGATGGCAGCGTGGAATTACACATGTAGATATGGTATATCCGCGTGTGAAATCATTAGCTGCAACACAGCTTGCATGGAGCCCGGCAACGAAAAAAGCAGTAGAAGCTGAAGTGATCGTACTTCCAAAAGTTTCTTCTAAAGCTGAATTTGATGCGTGGCTGCCTTCCGCAAAAGGAAAAATAGTTCTTATCGCACAATACCAGAAGATAGGACGTTCTGATGAGCAGATCAAAGAATTTGCAACTCCGGAACTGTATGAAAAACTGAAAGCAGAAAAAGAACAGGCCGGAAAAGATTTCCGCGATTACGTAAAGAGTATAGGCTATGATAATAATACGCTTCCTGAAGCTTTAGAAAAAGCCGGAGCAGCAGGAATTGCTATTTCCAACTGGACAGGAATCATGGGAGCAAACAGGATTTTCGGAGCTAAAACTTCAAAAATCCCAATGATCGATATCGATGTGGAAGATTATGGAATGCTTTACAGAATGGCTGAAAAAGGAGCGAAACCTAAGATTAAAGTAGAAGCACAGTCTAAGATTCTTCCTGATGCAAAAAACTTCAATACCATCGGGATTATCAAAGGAAAAGAAAAGCCTGAAGAATATGTAATTCTTTCTGCCCACCTTGATTCGTGGGACGGAGCACAGGGAGCAACAGACAATGGGACAGGGACGCTTACGATGCTTGAAACCATGAGAATTCTGAAAAAATATTACCCGAACAATAAGAGAACCATCGTTCTAGGACTTTGGGGAAGTGAAGAACAGGGACTGAATGGTTCAAGAGGTTTTGTGGCAGATAATCCACAGATTATGAAAGGGACACAGGCAGTTTTTAACCAGGATAACGGAACAGGCCGTGTGATCAATATCAGCGGTCAGGGGTTTGTAGATTCTTACAGTTACATCGGCAAATGGCTGAACGGAGTTCCAAAAACAGTAAGAGATCAGATCAAAACAGACTTCCCTGGAATGCCAGGCGGCGGCGGTTCTGACCATGCTTCTTTTGTAGCAGCAGGAGTACCTGGATTCTCTTTAAGTTCTCTGAACTGGGGATATTTCGGTTACACATGGCATACCACAAAAGATACGTATGATAAGATCGTTTTTGATGAGGTGAAAAATAATGTAGTTTTAACAGCTGCATTGGCTTATATGGCATCAGAAGATCCTGAATTTACAAGCAGAGAAAGAAGAGTAATGCCTCAGGATGATAAAGGCGAGACGGTAAAATGGCCGGAAGCTAAAGAGCCGAGGAGAGATTCTAAGGAGTATAAATAA
- a CDS encoding histone H1, which translates to MKELIEKISAEFEAFASEANQQAEKGNKAAGTRARKSALELSKLFKEFRKVSVDEAKK; encoded by the coding sequence ATGAAAGAACTAATTGAAAAAATCAGCGCTGAATTCGAAGCGTTTGCAAGTGAGGCTAACCAACAAGCAGAAAAAGGAAACAAAGCTGCAGGTACAAGAGCTCGTAAATCAGCTTTAGAACTTAGCAAATTGTTCAAAGAATTCAGAAAAGTTTCTGTAGACGAAGCTAAAAAATAA
- a CDS encoding DUF3526 domain-containing protein, with product MYLLLFKNFIRSQSAYLGMLFLLLSGLVSIFVGRQFIEKQKANIDHTAVYQKEHIQRYTGYIEKDMGLLLYYLKFGLVNKTDNLNALSIGQRDVNPSIQAVTIRNLEGQKYDTDLQNPVSLLLGSLDLGFVIIFLFPLVIISYCYNLLSEEKEESTWILLYVQSQKPFHILFKKFLVRFTVIAGVLLFLVILAVPLLDLNMNERLAGFVLVSLFYIMVWFALSFWVVSWNKSSRAGAAGLLCFWIVLTVILPAVLNNFILSKYPLPEALDTAIEHREGYHEKWDTGQKPTLEKFYKHYPQFRSYGFPKESFNWLWYYAMQQMGDDESKSQSDQLKAKLWKREEMSRTLSYFVPGLHVQFQLSDLTGSGLGDQLRFTEAAERFHEGKRLFFYPKIFKNEPTGSIDWSQFPLEYYNERSKINWLMMLGPLLLFSLLFYYLGTVNFKKQTVL from the coding sequence ATGTATCTTTTATTATTTAAGAACTTCATCCGTTCCCAGTCTGCCTACCTGGGAATGTTGTTCCTGCTGTTATCAGGACTGGTCAGTATTTTTGTGGGAAGGCAGTTTATTGAGAAGCAGAAAGCCAATATTGATCATACCGCGGTATATCAGAAGGAGCATATTCAGCGGTATACCGGATATATAGAAAAAGATATGGGACTGTTGCTGTATTATCTCAAGTTTGGATTAGTCAACAAAACAGATAATCTCAATGCTTTGTCGATAGGACAGCGGGATGTAAATCCATCTATTCAGGCAGTGACAATAAGGAATCTGGAAGGGCAGAAGTATGATACAGATCTTCAGAATCCGGTGAGTCTGCTGCTGGGCAGTCTGGATTTGGGATTTGTAATTATCTTTCTGTTTCCGCTGGTGATCATCTCATATTGTTATAATCTTCTGTCGGAAGAAAAAGAAGAAAGTACATGGATTTTACTTTATGTACAGTCACAAAAGCCTTTCCATATTCTGTTTAAAAAGTTTCTGGTCCGTTTTACGGTTATTGCCGGAGTTTTGCTGTTTCTTGTGATTCTGGCTGTACCTCTATTGGATTTGAATATGAATGAGCGGCTGGCAGGTTTTGTTCTGGTGTCGCTATTTTATATCATGGTATGGTTTGCTTTGAGTTTCTGGGTCGTTTCCTGGAATAAAAGTTCCAGAGCGGGTGCAGCAGGGCTTTTATGTTTCTGGATTGTACTGACGGTTATTCTTCCTGCAGTTCTTAATAATTTTATTCTGAGCAAATATCCGTTACCTGAAGCATTAGATACAGCTATTGAACACAGAGAAGGCTATCACGAAAAATGGGATACCGGTCAGAAACCTACTTTAGAGAAGTTTTACAAACATTATCCACAGTTTAGGTCTTATGGTTTTCCGAAAGAAAGCTTCAACTGGCTTTGGTATTATGCCATGCAGCAAATGGGCGATGATGAATCGAAAAGCCAGTCGGATCAGCTGAAAGCAAAGCTTTGGAAGAGAGAAGAAATGAGCCGGACGCTTTCTTATTTTGTTCCCGGGCTTCATGTACAGTTCCAGTTGAGTGATCTTACGGGGTCCGGATTGGGGGATCAGTTGAGATTTACAGAGGCCGCAGAGCGTTTTCATGAAGGTAAAAGGCTTTTCTTTTATCCGAAAATTTTCAAGAATGAACCGACAGGAAGCATCGACTGGAGTCAGTTTCCATTGGAATATTATAATGAACGGAGCAAAATCAACTGGTTGATGATGCTGGGGCCGCTACTTCTGTTCAGTTTACTGTTTTACTACCTGGGAACCGTTAATTTTAAGAAGCAGACGGTTTTATAA
- a CDS encoding DUF3526 domain-containing protein: MRIHIIRLISIQLWKQSLQNKAVIFLLIILSALFAFAAYTGWRDYKVQEDIRVKHQVDVRQQWEKKPDKHPHRMAHYGYLIFRARYPLSFFDYGLERYMGNSVFLEAHKQNTVNFSEAGFSSGMLRFGEVSTAMILQTLIPLFIFFLGFSCISAERENNTLKVLLSQGATWKELLAGKILGLLGLISLVFIPVMILSVVMWFSTTGFQSTGDEFLRLFWIAAAYFIYFFIVCSICVMVSAVSRTSRSSLVKLIGLWLLFIVIIPRTAQTFGAYLYPAPSKIDFDTKVENELVKTGDSHNPNDVYYKAIKDSLLQAYQVKTVEELPFNYSGYIMAEGEKISSGIYNKHWQKQLDIYEEQNSINRSLAFVNPFQAVKDLSTALTGSDFNSYISYQEQLEDYRYQLAQLMNKLQMENISNKKQQEGDQPYTISKSHWKELPDFKYRFISQPVLFQNEIASVLSLLVWAFGLLFVLHFMSKTIKIN, from the coding sequence ATGAGAATACATATTATCCGTCTGATTTCAATACAGCTTTGGAAACAGTCATTACAAAATAAGGCGGTTATTTTTCTTCTGATCATCCTGAGTGCTCTGTTTGCATTTGCCGCCTATACCGGATGGAGGGATTATAAAGTTCAGGAAGATATCAGGGTGAAACATCAGGTGGATGTACGTCAGCAATGGGAAAAGAAACCCGATAAGCATCCTCACAGAATGGCCCATTATGGCTATCTGATCTTCAGGGCAAGATATCCTTTAAGCTTTTTTGATTACGGTTTAGAACGGTACATGGGAAATTCAGTATTTCTGGAGGCCCACAAGCAGAATACCGTTAATTTTTCGGAGGCAGGATTTTCATCAGGAATGCTGCGTTTCGGAGAGGTCAGTACTGCAATGATTCTGCAAACCCTGATTCCTTTATTTATCTTTTTCCTTGGATTCAGCTGTATTTCTGCAGAACGCGAAAACAATACGTTGAAAGTACTGCTAAGTCAGGGTGCAACATGGAAAGAGCTTCTGGCTGGAAAAATACTGGGGCTGCTTGGGCTGATAAGTTTGGTTTTTATTCCCGTCATGATATTATCGGTGGTTATGTGGTTTTCCACGACCGGTTTTCAAAGCACGGGAGATGAGTTTTTACGTCTGTTTTGGATCGCTGCAGCTTATTTTATTTACTTTTTTATTGTTTGCAGTATTTGTGTAATGGTATCAGCAGTAAGCAGGACCTCCAGATCTTCTTTGGTCAAGCTGATTGGGCTGTGGCTTCTGTTTATCGTAATTATCCCGAGAACTGCTCAGACCTTCGGGGCTTATCTTTATCCAGCTCCTTCGAAGATCGATTTTGACACCAAAGTGGAAAACGAACTGGTGAAAACCGGAGACAGCCACAATCCCAATGATGTTTATTATAAAGCAATAAAAGATTCTCTTCTGCAGGCTTATCAGGTGAAAACAGTGGAAGAACTGCCTTTTAATTATAGCGGATACATTATGGCGGAAGGAGAGAAGATCAGTTCCGGAATTTATAACAAACACTGGCAAAAGCAGCTCGATATTTATGAAGAACAGAACAGCATTAACCGTTCGCTTGCTTTTGTGAATCCTTTTCAGGCGGTTAAAGATCTGTCAACGGCTCTTACAGGTTCCGATTTTAACTCCTATATCAGTTATCAGGAACAGTTAGAAGATTACCGGTATCAACTGGCACAACTGATGAATAAACTGCAGATGGAAAATATCAGCAATAAAAAGCAACAGGAAGGTGATCAACCTTATACCATAAGCAAGAGTCACTGGAAAGAACTTCCAGACTTTAAATATCGTTTTATAAGCCAGCCAGTACTGTTTCAAAATGAAATCGCTTCTGTGCTTTCCTTACTGGTATGGGCATTCGGTCTGCTGTTTGTCCTTCATTTTATGTCTAAAACAATAAAAATAAATTAA
- a CDS encoding TonB-dependent receptor encodes MKHLYITAALAIVSVKVCAQQTLSGEVIGEHHQRLKNARIIIKNEENRYEITSQDGNFNIPNVKTGVYEINVNAESYESHTEQVEADSTFLTKKLIVHLYKVGTIQEVEILGRASKKYHSDYSFSSTKIGVQNKDIPFSISTVSKELISDRQAFQLGDAVKMASSVTPVSYYNQFSIRGIAQNEEGTIINGMRTRQYYFMQPITTNLEKIEVIKGPASAVLSSVDPGGSIVLVTKKPLKTPSREVSMSVGSFSTIRSSLDFTGPLNKEKTLLYRFNAGYAQAQSFRDIQSQKSILISPSFSYIPNDRTAINVEMIYSDLNGKIDRGQPVFGAVDGMTDLRSTPISFNLGAVNDYFKSKELIIMSNFTHRITDKISINASYMKQTWKEDLQEHRTTNAFAVDANNQPIPTLAGMQMVQRNQFWNTDNLNAYLVFNIKTGPFEHKILTGYDFISTHKYKGGAQNTARGYLLTNGKTASSYNPQNADAYQMVTVNGITMPKPNVEHFNLANPVYSIKNSDEYIFSKTALPSALIRSNGIYIQDQIQWKRFNLFLSLRQEWFQDITRYKENNEIVVKDSKLIPRIGLTYHVNDQINVYASYIEGFQPQSNTASLAPVVIPEGRAFEPLRSQSKEIGMKADFFNKKIHIDVAFYEIRQQNILLNANDPAEPDRLVTRGQERSRGFEMDMIGNILPEWQVSASYGYNDARIIDDINPALIGARKQNTPFHSANIWQKYSFRESSFLKDMAVGFGVQYSGNKVPMYNRSFLVPEYTVFDAAVYYTPKQGPVRISLNINNLFNTTYWLGAQNYLRLFPGAPRNAVLTAVYKF; translated from the coding sequence ATGAAACATTTGTATATCACAGCTGCACTGGCCATTGTCAGTGTGAAGGTTTGTGCGCAGCAGACATTATCCGGGGAAGTAATTGGTGAACATCATCAGAGGCTTAAAAACGCACGGATTATTATCAAAAATGAAGAAAACAGATATGAAATCACATCACAGGATGGAAATTTCAATATTCCCAATGTCAAAACAGGAGTCTATGAAATCAATGTGAATGCCGAATCCTATGAATCCCATACGGAACAGGTTGAAGCAGACAGTACATTTTTAACGAAGAAGCTGATTGTTCATCTTTACAAAGTCGGGACGATTCAGGAAGTGGAGATTCTGGGCAGAGCATCAAAAAAATACCATAGTGATTACTCTTTTTCTTCTACAAAAATTGGAGTTCAGAATAAGGATATCCCTTTTTCGATCTCCACAGTAAGTAAAGAATTGATCAGTGACCGGCAGGCCTTTCAGCTTGGTGATGCCGTAAAAATGGCAAGCAGTGTAACTCCGGTAAGCTACTACAACCAGTTCAGCATCCGGGGAATTGCTCAAAATGAGGAAGGAACTATTATCAACGGAATGCGGACAAGGCAGTATTATTTTATGCAGCCTATCACCACCAATCTTGAGAAAATAGAGGTCATAAAAGGCCCTGCCAGTGCTGTACTTTCCAGTGTAGACCCAGGTGGAAGCATTGTTCTTGTTACTAAAAAACCCCTAAAAACTCCAAGCCGGGAAGTCAGCATGAGTGTAGGAAGTTTTAGTACCATAAGAAGCTCACTCGATTTTACCGGACCACTGAATAAAGAAAAGACTCTTTTATACCGATTCAATGCAGGATATGCACAGGCTCAAAGCTTCAGGGATATACAGTCCCAAAAATCGATACTCATTTCCCCTTCATTTTCCTATATACCCAATGACAGGACAGCCATCAACGTAGAAATGATTTATAGTGACCTGAATGGGAAAATAGACCGGGGCCAGCCTGTTTTCGGAGCGGTAGACGGAATGACGGATTTACGCAGCACACCTATAAGTTTCAATCTTGGAGCCGTGAATGACTACTTTAAATCAAAGGAGCTTATCATTATGTCCAATTTTACCCATCGCATTACCGATAAGATCAGTATTAATGCCTCGTACATGAAGCAGACCTGGAAAGAAGATCTTCAGGAGCACAGAACAACCAATGCTTTTGCAGTAGATGCAAATAACCAACCTATTCCAACCCTTGCAGGAATGCAGATGGTACAGCGGAACCAGTTCTGGAACACAGATAATCTCAATGCTTATCTTGTGTTTAATATTAAAACAGGACCTTTTGAACATAAAATTCTTACAGGGTATGATTTTATAAGCACTCATAAATATAAAGGCGGAGCACAGAATACCGCAAGAGGATATCTTCTTACGAACGGAAAAACAGCCTCTTCTTATAATCCTCAGAATGCAGATGCCTATCAGATGGTAACTGTGAACGGAATTACAATGCCTAAACCTAATGTGGAGCATTTTAATCTGGCTAATCCTGTGTACAGCATTAAGAATTCTGATGAATACATATTTTCAAAGACCGCATTACCATCGGCCCTGATACGTTCTAACGGAATTTACATTCAGGATCAGATCCAATGGAAGCGTTTTAACTTGTTTTTAAGTTTAAGACAGGAATGGTTTCAGGATATTACCCGCTATAAAGAAAATAATGAAATTGTGGTTAAAGATTCCAAACTGATCCCCAGAATCGGTCTTACCTATCATGTGAATGATCAGATCAATGTCTATGCTTCTTATATAGAGGGATTTCAGCCACAGTCGAATACAGCCTCCTTAGCTCCTGTTGTTATTCCTGAAGGAAGAGCTTTTGAACCTTTAAGAAGTCAATCTAAGGAGATCGGTATGAAAGCCGATTTCTTTAATAAAAAGATCCATATTGATGTTGCATTCTACGAAATCCGTCAGCAGAATATCCTGTTGAATGCTAATGATCCGGCCGAACCGGACCGTTTGGTAACCAGAGGGCAGGAGCGTAGCCGCGGCTTTGAGATGGATATGATCGGGAATATATTACCCGAATGGCAGGTGTCTGCATCTTATGGATACAACGATGCGAGAATTATTGATGACATTAATCCTGCATTAATAGGAGCCAGAAAACAGAATACTCCCTTTCACAGTGCCAATATCTGGCAGAAATACAGCTTCAGAGAATCTTCTTTTCTGAAGGATATGGCTGTAGGATTTGGCGTTCAATACAGCGGAAACAAAGTTCCCATGTATAACCGCTCGTTTTTAGTTCCTGAATATACAGTCTTTGATGCCGCTGTTTATTATACCCCAAAACAGGGGCCTGTGAGAATATCTCTCAATATCAATAATCTTTTTAACACCACATACTGGCTGGGCGCACAAAATTATCTTCGTCTCTTTCCCGGAGCTCCTAGAAATGCCGTGCTCACCGCAGTCTATAAATTTTAA
- a CDS encoding ABC transporter ATP-binding protein encodes MSILQAIELSKQYNHVTALSGLNISVQKGEIFCLLGQNGAGKTTTINIFLGFLQASSGQALINGVPVEINGETTKKYTAYIPEVVQLYPHLTGIENLDFFSQMAGFRYSKEELGLFLENTSLQQAAHHKKLSAYSKGMRQKVAIAIAVAKNADLILMDEPTSGLDPKATAEFTRICKGLAEQGKTIMMATHDIFNAVNVGTRIGIMKEGSLVHTLDAKSVTADELQKIYLETI; translated from the coding sequence ATGTCAATATTACAAGCAATAGAGCTTAGTAAGCAGTATAACCATGTCACTGCGCTAAGCGGCCTCAATATATCCGTACAAAAAGGAGAAATTTTCTGTCTGCTCGGACAAAACGGAGCGGGCAAAACGACCACCATCAATATATTTTTAGGCTTCTTACAGGCAAGCTCCGGACAGGCTCTTATCAATGGAGTTCCGGTAGAGATCAATGGGGAAACCACTAAAAAATATACCGCTTATATCCCGGAAGTCGTACAGCTGTATCCACATCTTACCGGGATTGAAAATTTAGATTTTTTCAGTCAGATGGCAGGTTTCCGTTATTCAAAAGAAGAACTGGGATTGTTTCTTGAAAATACAAGCCTTCAGCAGGCTGCCCATCACAAAAAGCTGTCTGCCTACTCAAAAGGAATGCGTCAGAAAGTAGCGATTGCGATTGCCGTTGCGAAAAATGCAGACCTCATCTTAATGGATGAACCTACTTCGGGGCTGGATCCTAAAGCTACTGCAGAATTCACAAGAATCTGTAAGGGTCTTGCTGAACAGGGAAAAACCATTATGATGGCTACCCATGACATTTTCAATGCCGTCAATGTAGGAACACGGATAGGCATTATGAAAGAAGGAAGTCTTGTTCATACCCTTGATGCAAAGTCTGTTACCGCAGACGAACTGCAGAAAATCTATTTAGAAACTATTTAA
- a CDS encoding PLP-dependent aminotransferase family protein, which produces MRSYKYEIFTSVIEEQIKNKILIKGERLPSVREIKDKYHLSISSVQSGFEYLMMKGLVESISRSGYFVADTRNNIISQPRASLVPVVRNAVFAKNVMLTSARNKPSESSSFNIAAPGDLMIPQKLILRTMQEVIREKGASLLRYYPSNGLPELRKQISVQMAASGCVLKPEELIITDGALQALTIALGAVTEAGDIVAVESPCVFSVLEAVANLGLKVIEIPVHYDHGFDTEYLHKVCAANNVRAVVVTPNFHNPTGIAMSDNTRKELLKTAITYQIPIIENDMYGDLYFSERRPSCIKSLDHSGLVMTYSSFSKTLAPGIRLGWLHTGRFYSRSERARFALGRSVSPIYQELVLKLLQGTGYERHLRSFRKKLSIQAAQLLGALCQYFPEDSYFHNPEGGYSIWGKLPEGTDMNAFFEYCDRNRILFTPGNTFSLTDEYSHHFRIVFADRITPESLTLLENAGTKAKELLCR; this is translated from the coding sequence ATGCGGTCATACAAATATGAAATCTTTACGTCAGTTATTGAAGAGCAGATCAAAAATAAAATTCTGATCAAAGGAGAACGTCTGCCTTCCGTTCGTGAAATCAAAGATAAATATCATTTGAGTATAAGTTCCGTTCAGAGCGGATTTGAATATCTCATGATGAAAGGGTTGGTGGAAAGCATTTCGCGTTCCGGATATTTCGTTGCCGATACCCGCAACAACATTATTTCTCAACCGAGAGCAAGTCTGGTTCCTGTGGTAAGAAATGCTGTATTTGCAAAAAATGTCATGCTTACCTCTGCCAGGAACAAACCTTCGGAATCCAGTTCATTCAACATAGCAGCGCCCGGAGACCTTATGATTCCGCAAAAACTGATCCTCAGAACGATGCAGGAAGTCATTCGTGAAAAAGGAGCATCCTTGTTACGGTATTACCCTTCCAATGGCTTGCCGGAGTTACGAAAGCAAATTTCCGTACAGATGGCTGCTTCAGGATGTGTATTGAAGCCGGAAGAACTGATCATTACAGATGGCGCACTGCAGGCATTGACCATAGCTTTGGGAGCCGTGACTGAGGCCGGAGATATTGTGGCCGTTGAAAGTCCGTGTGTTTTTTCTGTTTTAGAGGCTGTGGCCAATCTTGGGCTTAAAGTCATTGAAATTCCGGTGCATTATGATCATGGTTTTGACACAGAATATTTACACAAAGTCTGTGCAGCAAACAATGTACGGGCAGTGGTCGTAACGCCTAATTTCCATAATCCGACAGGTATTGCGATGAGTGATAATACCAGGAAAGAACTGCTGAAAACCGCAATAACTTATCAGATTCCGATTATTGAAAATGATATGTATGGGGATCTTTATTTTAGTGAAAGAAGGCCAAGCTGTATAAAAAGTCTTGATCATTCGGGGTTGGTGATGACCTATTCTTCATTTTCTAAAACACTGGCACCGGGAATCCGCTTAGGGTGGCTGCATACCGGACGTTTTTATTCCCGATCAGAAAGGGCAAGGTTTGCTCTTGGAAGATCCGTTTCACCTATTTACCAGGAGCTGGTGCTGAAGCTCCTTCAGGGAACAGGTTATGAGAGACACCTGCGGTCATTCCGTAAAAAACTGAGTATACAGGCTGCTCAGCTGCTGGGAGCTTTATGTCAGTATTTTCCTGAAGATTCCTACTTTCACAATCCAGAGGGAGGTTACAGTATTTGGGGGAAATTGCCCGAAGGGACTGATATGAACGCATTTTTTGAATACTGTGACAGAAACAGAATTCTATTTACCCCCGGAAATACATTTTCATTGACTGATGAGTACAGTCATCATTTCCGGATTGTTTTTGCAGACCGGATCACACCGGAAAGTCTTACTTTGTTAGAAAATGCAGGAACAAAAGCAAAAGAGCTTCTTTGCAGATAA
- a CDS encoding helix-turn-helix domain-containing protein → MSDQLETIEDYYRRLRKNQMKMFDSDDFETGKSHFNISMRKYCGFKSPYNRRDYYKVSFILGKGTFQYGHHELYIDRPALFFPSPNIPYSWECDGDLQEGYFCLFNQEFFNGNSEFNLFKKTSLFKEWSKPIVFLTEEQTQLATLYFEQMYKLNNSAYPFRCSSIKSHLASILHLALENRVDDINPNELPANIRLYRLFDELLNKQFPLDSPAYPLALKTASDFADHLNVHVNHLNSSVKSVTKLTTTQIIKERVFEESKNLLKYTNWDIAEIGYTLGFDQPSHFNNFFKKHAEVSPLKFKNAF, encoded by the coding sequence ATGAGCGATCAGTTAGAAACCATTGAAGATTATTACAGACGGCTTCGGAAGAATCAGATGAAAATGTTTGATTCTGATGATTTTGAAACCGGAAAGTCACATTTCAACATTTCCATGCGGAAATATTGTGGTTTTAAAAGTCCATACAACCGTCGTGATTATTATAAAGTGAGTTTTATTTTAGGAAAGGGCACTTTTCAGTATGGCCATCACGAATTGTATATTGACCGTCCCGCCCTATTTTTCCCTTCACCCAATATTCCGTACTCATGGGAATGTGACGGGGATCTTCAGGAAGGATATTTTTGTCTTTTCAATCAGGAGTTTTTTAATGGAAACTCTGAATTCAATCTATTTAAAAAGACTTCGCTATTTAAAGAATGGAGCAAGCCTATTGTTTTTTTAACGGAAGAACAGACTCAGCTGGCCACGCTTTATTTTGAACAGATGTATAAGCTGAATAATTCAGCCTATCCTTTCCGCTGCAGCAGTATTAAAAGCCACCTTGCCTCTATTCTCCATCTGGCTTTAGAAAACCGTGTGGATGATATCAATCCTAATGAGCTTCCGGCTAATATCCGGCTCTACCGTTTATTTGATGAATTACTCAACAAGCAGTTTCCACTGGATTCTCCGGCGTATCCGCTGGCTTTGAAAACAGCTTCTGACTTTGCGGATCATCTTAATGTACACGTCAATCATTTAAATTCATCTGTAAAATCGGTCACAAAGCTTACAACCACTCAAATTATTAAAGAAAGGGTATTTGAAGAATCTAAAAACCTCCTGAAATACACGAACTGGGACATTGCTGAAATAGGATATACGCTGGGATTTGATCAGCCTTCCCATTTCAATAATTTCTTTAAAAAGCATGCTGAGGTTTCTCCGTTGAAATTTAAAAACGCTTTTTAA